The genomic interval TGCACGGGTCGTCGCGCGGCATCGTGGTCGAGACGGGGCCGCGCACCGAGTTCGGCAAGATCGCGGCCATGGTGAGCCAGACGGCCGCGGTTCTCACCCCGCTCCAGCGCAAGATCAGCGATTTCTCGAAAACGCTGATCAAAGCCATCCTGGCGATCGGCGCCGTGACGTTCGTGCTCGGCGCGCTTGGGGGCTATCCGGTCGTCTACAGCTTCCTGGCTGCGGTTTCGCTCGTGGTGGCGGCGATCCCCGAGATGCTGCCCATGATCGTCACCGCGATCCTGGCCCTCGCGGCGACCGCCATGACTCGCAGAAGGGCGCTCATTCGGCGGCTACCGGCGGCGGAGACCCTGGGCTGCACGTCGGTGATCTGCTCCGACAAGACGGGAACGCTGACGCGCGACGAGATGACGGTGCGGCGGCTGCATGCCGGCGGCCGCGACTACGAGCTGCGCGGTGTGGGGTACAAGCCGGAGGGCGCCGTTCTTTGGAAAGGCCTGCCGGTCGAGGAGCCGGCGGCGCACAGGGGCCTCCAAGAGACCCTGACGGCCGGGTTCCTGTGCAACAACGCCACCCTGAGTGTCGAAGGCGACACGCATGCAGTGATCGGGGATCCGACTGAGGGCGCGCTCCTCGTCTCCGCGATCAAATTCGGCGCGGACACGTCACTGGAGCGACTCGACGAGATCCCGTTCGATTCCGAGCGCATGTTCATGGCCGCTCTGCATCGTACGGAGGAGGGCAACCGCATCTACGTGAAAGGCTCACCGGAGCGGCTGCTGCACCTGTGCAGCGAACAGCTCGACCATGAGGGCCGCGTCGTCCCGCTCGACACCGAACAGATCTGCGCCAAGGTCGATGACATGGCCAGTCAGGCGCTGCGGGTCATCGGCATGGCCCACAAGACGATCTCGGCTGAAGAGACGTCGATCAGCCTCGATCAGCTCAACGACCTGACCTTCCTCGGCCTCCAGGGCATGTTGGATCCACCCCGTGAGGAGGCCATCGAGGCGGTCGATTCGTGCAAGCGCGCCGGTGTCCGGACGGTGATGATCACCGGAGACCACGCCCTCACCGCCAAGGCGGTCGCCGCACAGCTCGGCATCATCGAAGGGCATCACGAGTCCGTGCTGGCCGGCGAGGCGCTCGAGGCCATGAGCGACGAGGAGCTGGCCGACGTCGTCGAAACGGTGTCGGTCTACGCACGGGTGGCGCCGGAGCACAAGCTCCGCATTGCCCAGAAACTGCAGGAGCGCGGCCACGTGGTGGCCATGACCGGCGACGGCGTCAACGACGCCCCCGCGCTGAAGGCGGCGGACATCGGCGTGGCGATGGGCATCACGGGCACCGAAGTCAGCAAAGAGGCCTCCAGCATGGTCCTGCTCGACGACAATTTCGCCACGATCGTGGGCGCGGTAGAGGAGGGCCGTCACGCCTGGAACAACATCGAAAAAGCGATTCTCTACACCCTCCCCACGAACGGCGGGCAGGCGCTGCTGGTCATGGGGGCGGTGCTCCTGTCACCCTTCATTCCGCTGTTCGCGTCGCGGCTTCCGTTGGAGCCCGTGCAGATCCTCTGGGTCAATCTCCTCGACTCGGTATTCCTGACCATGCCGCTGATGATGGAACCGAAGGAGCGGTTCATCCTCGACCAGCCGCCCCGTCCTGCGATGGCGCGGGTCATCGACGCGCTGTTCCTGCGACGCGTGGTCCTGATCGGCCTGGCGATCGCGGTGCCGACCTTCCTGGTCTTTCACCACTTCGGCGCCGGCGCGGTGGAGAACGGGTTGGTGATCGACCCGCTGCGACTGACCCAGGCGCAGACTGCGGCGTTCTGGGCCGTCTTGCTGGTTCACTTCGGTTTCGTGATGAGCGCCCGGTCCGTCAGTCGATCGGCCTTTCGTTTCAGTCCGTTCTCCAATCCCTGGCTGCTCGGGGGCATCGCTGCCAGCTTCCTGGTTCGTCTGCTCCCGACCTTCGTGCCAGCCATCGGGGGACTCTTTCGCACCGCCGCCTTTCCCGCTGACTGGTGGTGGTGGATCCTGCCGTGCGTCCTGCCGGGCTTCCTGGTTCTCGAGCTGGACAAGCTCGTCTTCCGGGGCCGCTCCCGCTGAGTGCACCGAGGGCGCCGCGGCGCCTGAAACGAACCGGGGCGCGGACCGACCCTCGCGCGCCACCCCGGCCCGGAACCTGCGACCGCGGGGAAGAGGCTTCGATCAGGTGCCCGTGCAGCGCGCCGGGCGCTTCTCCAGGAAGGCGCTCATCGCCTCGCGCTCGCAGGGAACTCACGCTGGCGGTTCGTCGCCTCCCGCCAAACCTCACCGCGCTCCGGGCAGTGGGGGGTCTCGGAGAAGTCGGGATACGACGGGAAACAAACTTCATCTCTTGGGACCCCAGT from bacterium carries:
- a CDS encoding HAD-IC family P-type ATPase, giving the protein MNEQQTAWYRLTTDETLRRIAGDERGLSSGEAKRRLGLYGENALSFKRTGWFVRLLRQFHNPLVYILLVSASITGTLTLAGRDMLPDTIVILGVVLLNALLGFLQEGKAESALEAVKTMTVASCTALRDEQAVTLPARALVPGDVVLLEAGDRVPADLRLFAAREVRADEAALTGESVPVPKDTEAIDSDYLAPGDQTCMLFGGTFQVHGSSRGIVVETGPRTEFGKIAAMVSQTAAVLTPLQRKISDFSKTLIKAILAIGAVTFVLGALGGYPVVYSFLAAVSLVVAAIPEMLPMIVTAILALAATAMTRRRALIRRLPAAETLGCTSVICSDKTGTLTRDEMTVRRLHAGGRDYELRGVGYKPEGAVLWKGLPVEEPAAHRGLQETLTAGFLCNNATLSVEGDTHAVIGDPTEGALLVSAIKFGADTSLERLDEIPFDSERMFMAALHRTEEGNRIYVKGSPERLLHLCSEQLDHEGRVVPLDTEQICAKVDDMASQALRVIGMAHKTISAEETSISLDQLNDLTFLGLQGMLDPPREEAIEAVDSCKRAGVRTVMITGDHALTAKAVAAQLGIIEGHHESVLAGEALEAMSDEELADVVETVSVYARVAPEHKLRIAQKLQERGHVVAMTGDGVNDAPALKAADIGVAMGITGTEVSKEASSMVLLDDNFATIVGAVEEGRHAWNNIEKAILYTLPTNGGQALLVMGAVLLSPFIPLFASRLPLEPVQILWVNLLDSVFLTMPLMMEPKERFILDQPPRPAMARVIDALFLRRVVLIGLAIAVPTFLVFHHFGAGAVENGLVIDPLRLTQAQTAAFWAVLLVHFGFVMSARSVSRSAFRFSPFSNPWLLGGIAASFLVRLLPTFVPAIGGLFRTAAFPADWWWWILPCVLPGFLVLELDKLVFRGRSR